One Micavibrio aeruginosavorus ARL-13 genomic window carries:
- a CDS encoding FG-GAP repeat protein, which yields MIWDNTANAPAYCNDTAWVHFPTGMAGDAYTATAFLSNPSAVADDDFGSAIGISNGKIVVGTRMRDVSGVSNSGRAHIFDAESGRPLVTLVNPDNTAGDQFGHGADIDGNLAVVGAPVNTVGGVAQAGSAYVYNATTGALVATLDNPAPGNMDWTGYDVAISGTIAVAGTPRNGAGDHGSVHIYNASTGAFLRGWNAPDQADGDWFGVAVDIDGDLIVVGAHQKESGAITDAGRAYVFSAADGSLVATLNNPAPGANDNFGRAVAIHGTVAIVGAPNDTSGGVATAGAAYVFNAQTGALLTTLENPDPEASDNFGMAVAIHGGKVVVGARWANVDGLDNVGVTYVFSTSTGDLIDTIHNPAPAASDTFGSQVAIEGEYVVVSARNDASGGVLTSGAAHVFKQQRPALKNAQLIGTLDNPDPGVDDRFGNVMEISGDYVAVGAWTNDVAGFDDAGSVYVFDLRTGALVSSIDNPEPAVGDAFGFNIDLDGATLAVGSHLDDPGGVVDAGSVYIFDALSGALLRRLNDTTPEPNERFGFDVGLSGNLAVVGANLADPGGVTNAGAAYVINIDTGTVVSTLNNPAPGSGDEFGVRVVIAGDKVAVGAYKDDPGGVVDAGSAYVFNATTGALIATLNHPSPTTDAQFGLGISLSGDLVAVGAFLSDLNGVTDVGAAYIFDANTGANLKTLTSPYPNTNDRFGNGIELVGDLVIIGSRFDDSSGTTDAGAAYVFNARTGALVRKFYAPTPTTGDEYGARPSMSTRYVVIGSRWRDVGGVADTGQVYAYASLCTNPNGAVGDITYNTTSHVLQYCAGGDWIGAGPAGDGGAGCTGPAGIEGDLMYNSTHNYLQYCEGDTWRGIGF from the coding sequence TTGATCTGGGACAACACCGCCAATGCGCCGGCGTATTGCAACGATACGGCCTGGGTGCATTTTCCGACGGGAATGGCGGGGGATGCCTATACGGCGACGGCATTTCTTTCGAACCCAAGCGCAGTGGCTGACGATGATTTCGGATCAGCAATCGGGATTTCCAATGGAAAAATTGTGGTGGGCACGCGCATGCGCGATGTATCCGGCGTGAGCAATTCGGGTCGGGCGCATATTTTTGATGCCGAAAGCGGCCGCCCTCTGGTGACGTTGGTGAACCCTGATAATACAGCCGGGGACCAGTTTGGTCACGGGGCAGATATTGACGGCAACCTGGCTGTTGTTGGTGCGCCGGTAAATACGGTGGGTGGCGTGGCCCAGGCGGGATCGGCCTATGTCTATAACGCGACGACGGGCGCACTGGTGGCGACGCTGGATAACCCGGCACCGGGTAACATGGATTGGACCGGGTATGACGTTGCGATCTCCGGCACCATTGCTGTTGCGGGGACGCCGCGTAACGGGGCGGGCGATCATGGGTCTGTGCATATTTACAACGCCTCGACCGGTGCTTTCTTGCGCGGCTGGAATGCACCGGATCAGGCGGATGGCGATTGGTTTGGTGTTGCTGTCGATATTGATGGCGACCTCATTGTCGTGGGGGCGCACCAGAAAGAATCCGGGGCGATCACGGACGCGGGCAGGGCCTATGTGTTCAGTGCGGCGGATGGGTCGCTGGTCGCCACGCTGAATAATCCCGCCCCCGGTGCGAATGATAATTTTGGCCGCGCGGTTGCAATTCATGGCACGGTGGCGATTGTGGGGGCACCGAATGATACGTCCGGCGGTGTGGCTACTGCCGGGGCGGCCTATGTGTTCAACGCGCAAACAGGCGCTTTGCTGACCACTCTTGAAAACCCCGACCCCGAGGCGAGTGACAATTTTGGCATGGCGGTTGCGATCCATGGCGGAAAGGTTGTTGTGGGTGCGCGCTGGGCCAATGTTGACGGGCTGGACAATGTGGGTGTGACCTATGTGTTCAGCACATCAACAGGGGATTTGATTGATACGATTCATAATCCCGCACCGGCGGCCAGCGACACATTCGGGTCGCAGGTTGCGATTGAGGGCGAGTATGTCGTGGTCTCCGCCCGCAATGATGCCTCGGGTGGTGTTTTGACATCCGGTGCGGCGCATGTGTTCAAGCAGCAGCGCCCAGCCCTGAAAAACGCGCAGTTGATCGGAACGCTGGATAACCCCGATCCTGGGGTTGATGATCGGTTTGGCAACGTCATGGAAATTTCCGGCGATTATGTCGCGGTTGGGGCGTGGACCAACGATGTGGCGGGTTTTGATGATGCCGGCAGTGTGTATGTATTTGATTTGCGTACAGGGGCGCTGGTCTCTTCTATCGATAATCCCGAGCCTGCTGTGGGCGATGCGTTTGGTTTTAATATTGATCTTGATGGGGCGACGTTGGCCGTTGGTTCGCACCTGGATGACCCTGGTGGTGTTGTGGATGCGGGCAGTGTTTATATCTTTGATGCGCTCAGTGGAGCGCTGTTGCGGCGTTTGAATGACACGACGCCAGAACCGAATGAGCGATTTGGTTTTGATGTGGGTTTATCGGGCAATCTGGCGGTGGTTGGTGCCAACTTGGCCGATCCCGGCGGGGTTACCAATGCGGGCGCGGCGTATGTTATCAATATTGATACTGGAACAGTTGTAAGTACGCTGAATAATCCGGCTCCCGGGTCTGGGGATGAGTTTGGCGTTCGTGTTGTGATTGCCGGGGACAAGGTCGCTGTCGGGGCCTATAAAGATGATCCTGGTGGGGTTGTGGATGCGGGGTCGGCCTATGTTTTCAATGCGACGACAGGGGCGCTGATCGCAACACTGAACCATCCGTCACCGACGACGGATGCGCAATTCGGACTGGGTATTTCCCTGTCGGGTGATCTGGTTGCCGTCGGGGCGTTTCTCAGTGACTTGAACGGCGTGACGGATGTAGGGGCCGCCTATATTTTTGACGCCAATACGGGGGCCAATTTAAAAACCCTGACCAGCCCCTATCCCAACACGAATGATCGTTTCGGCAATGGTATTGAATTGGTTGGTGATCTGGTGATTATCGGGTCGCGTTTTGATGATTCCAGCGGCACGACCGATGCGGGCGCGGCCTATGTCTTCAATGCCCGAACGGGGGCGCTGGTGCGAAAATTTTATGCGCCGACACCAACGACTGGTGATGAATATGGTGCGCGCCCATCCATGTCCACCCGCTATGTTGTGATTGGCTCGCGCTGGCGCGATGTGGGTGGTGTTGCTGACACGGGGCAGGTCTATGCCTATGCTTCACTCTGCACGAACCCGAATGGGGCTGTGGGGGATATCACCTACAATACAACGTCCCATGTTTTGCAATATTGCGCGGGTGGGGACTGGATTGGTGCCGGCCCGGCGGGTGATGGTGGTGCGGGTTGCACCGGCCCTGCGGGGATTGAGGGTGACCTGATGTATAATTCCACCCACAATTACCTGCAATATTGCGAAGGCGATACATGGCGCGGTATTGGGTTTTAG
- the aroA gene encoding 3-phosphoshikimate 1-carboxyvinyltransferase, with protein MHQPQHKPMTSRQCPPLMGRVRIPGDKSISHRALMLGALAHGETIISGLLEGGDVLATAAALSAMGAHISSGDDGLWRVHGVGTKGLHSPDHVLDMGNSGTSTRLLAGIMAGHAITATMTGDASLTKRPMGRVITPLEQMGAVFLARDGGKLPLTMRGSDALKPIKYTLPVASAQVKSAVLLAGLRANGTTTVIEEHPTRDHTENMLRHFGVPVRIEKISGLVDAIHVDGGHVLQGCAIDVPGDPSSAAFLAVAALIVPGSDITLPRIGINPRRIGLYDTLKEMGADIEFKNIRTEAGEPIADIAVRYTGTLQGITVPPERVPSMIDEIPILSIAAAFADGTTRMTNLAELRVKESDRLAMMATGLDACGVRVEAGEDSLTIHGNGHAPQGGADVETALDHRIAMSFLIMGLASTDPVSVDDASPITTSFPTFVKLLRDLGADLDAC; from the coding sequence ATGCACCAGCCCCAACACAAACCAATGACATCCCGCCAATGCCCACCCCTGATGGGCCGTGTCCGCATTCCCGGCGACAAATCCATTTCGCACCGCGCCCTCATGCTGGGGGCGCTGGCGCATGGGGAAACAATCATCTCGGGCTTACTCGAAGGGGGTGACGTTCTGGCCACCGCCGCCGCGTTATCCGCGATGGGGGCGCACATATCGTCGGGCGATGATGGGCTGTGGCGCGTGCATGGCGTCGGCACCAAAGGTTTGCACAGCCCGGACCACGTTCTGGATATGGGCAATTCCGGCACATCGACACGCCTGTTGGCCGGGATTATGGCCGGGCACGCCATCACCGCAACAATGACAGGCGATGCATCATTAACCAAGCGCCCGATGGGCCGTGTTATTACCCCACTGGAACAAATGGGCGCGGTGTTCCTGGCCCGCGATGGCGGAAAACTGCCCTTGACCATGCGTGGCAGCGACGCGCTCAAACCCATCAAATACACCCTGCCGGTCGCATCGGCGCAGGTAAAATCCGCCGTCCTGCTGGCTGGTTTACGCGCCAACGGCACCACAACGGTGATTGAAGAACACCCCACCCGCGACCACACCGAAAATATGCTGCGCCATTTTGGCGTACCGGTCCGGATTGAGAAAATCAGCGGTCTGGTCGATGCCATTCATGTCGATGGCGGGCACGTGTTGCAGGGATGCGCGATCGACGTCCCCGGCGACCCATCATCCGCCGCGTTTTTAGCCGTAGCCGCATTGATCGTGCCGGGGTCGGACATCACCCTGCCCCGCATCGGCATCAACCCCCGCCGCATCGGGCTGTACGACACGCTGAAGGAGATGGGTGCGGACATTGAATTCAAAAACATCCGCACCGAAGCAGGAGAACCCATCGCCGACATTGCCGTGCGCTACACCGGAACCCTGCAAGGCATCACGGTCCCGCCCGAACGCGTTCCCAGCATGATCGATGAAATCCCCATCCTGTCGATTGCCGCCGCCTTTGCCGACGGGACCACCCGCATGACCAATCTGGCCGAATTGCGGGTGAAGGAAAGCGATCGCTTGGCGATGATGGCCACGGGATTGGACGCATGCGGCGTGCGTGTTGAAGCGGGCGAGGATAGCCTGACCATCCATGGCAACGGGCACGCCCCACAAGGCGGCGCGGATGTTGAAACCGCCTTGGATCACCGCATCGCCATGAGCTTCCTGATCATGGGGCTGGCCAGCACAGATCCGGTGAGCGTCGATGACGCGTCCCCGATCACCACAAGTTTTCCGACATTCGTGAAATTGTTGCGCGATCTGGGCGCGGATCTGGACGCGTGTTAG
- a CDS encoding putative bifunctional diguanylate cyclase/phosphodiesterase, translated as MHLQSRIHSSGFSTVAKAKRNRTQVKKRSLTDQLLYSPAQIWRSRLSWRIAMVVFLTILIVQVFTLWITVNSYANDRLAELSDTARTAIVPLMIEDVPDYYTSPLNDTGIRRLLSTTKVRGLAIYAADLNFLRSYGEATTITLNDPNSVTRTLRTNNGDIYETVFRPSALGRPYNIVVRIDASAVQPQVIAYVKQTLTIMMLMSAFVTTVLMVALGRWLLEPVMFMRNNLRMAAEHPENPQLPDSPYDPADEIGGAIALSHNLIEQNADNIRRIRAAAEDQIHKLAYYDTLTGLPNRTQFVMNLNEHARSRDAADNMTRFAVVALDLDHFKDVNDTMGHNIGDAILRAVGKRLRSSLPESATVARSGEDEFAITVALSGGLVARDIADRVMGVIRSEPFRVFNEQFQIRASIGVATFPDDGIDPDQVLKNADIALNRAKEEGRDQVKEYSEDFDRAVQQRFQMLRDLREALDKNQLDLHYQPQLDLKTGKVIGAEALLRWFKPDNSKEGGSYISPADFIPVAEQSGLIVPIGEWVLAQACEAAAEWNRNGHDIRIAINVSGAQFYQSDIVSYVRDVLNKTGLNPKMLELEVTESVFMDDIQHTIHTLQELHGLGVELAIDDFGTGYSSLSYLRQFPIDRLKIDQSFIRNALNNPDDAAIAKTIVRLGHSLNLKVIAEGVETREHEAFLIAEDCDEVQGFRYSRPIPLVKFKSFITSYDGNLSQFDG; from the coding sequence ATGCATCTTCAATCCCGGATTCATTCGAGCGGATTTTCAACGGTGGCCAAGGCGAAGCGAAACAGAACACAGGTTAAAAAGCGCAGCCTGACCGACCAGCTTCTGTATTCCCCGGCGCAAATCTGGCGCAGCCGGTTGAGCTGGCGCATCGCCATGGTTGTGTTTTTGACCATCCTGATCGTGCAGGTCTTTACGCTGTGGATCACGGTAAACAGCTATGCCAATGACCGGCTGGCGGAATTGTCGGACACGGCACGCACGGCGATTGTTCCGCTGATGATCGAAGATGTTCCGGATTATTACACATCACCATTGAACGACACGGGCATTCGCCGGCTTCTGTCCACCACCAAGGTGCGCGGTCTGGCCATTTATGCGGCCGATTTAAACTTCCTGCGCAGTTATGGTGAGGCGACAACGATCACATTAAACGACCCCAACAGCGTGACGCGGACGTTACGCACGAATAATGGGGATATTTATGAAACGGTATTCCGCCCGTCTGCTTTGGGGCGGCCCTATAATATTGTCGTGCGCATCGATGCCTCCGCGGTTCAGCCGCAGGTGATTGCGTACGTAAAGCAGACATTGACCATCATGATGCTGATGTCTGCTTTTGTGACGACCGTATTGATGGTGGCGTTGGGCCGCTGGCTTCTGGAACCCGTCATGTTCATGCGTAACAATCTGCGCATGGCCGCGGAACACCCGGAAAACCCGCAATTGCCGGATTCTCCGTATGACCCGGCGGACGAAATTGGCGGAGCCATCGCGCTGTCGCATAATTTGATTGAACAAAATGCCGATAACATTCGCCGCATCCGCGCCGCGGCCGAAGACCAGATTCACAAGCTGGCCTATTACGACACATTGACCGGGCTGCCAAACCGGACGCAGTTCGTGATGAATTTGAACGAACATGCCCGCAGCCGCGACGCCGCCGACAACATGACGCGCTTTGCCGTCGTCGCGCTTGATCTGGACCATTTCAAAGACGTGAACGACACGATGGGCCACAATATTGGTGACGCCATTTTGCGCGCCGTGGGCAAACGTTTGCGTTCTTCCCTGCCCGAATCCGCCACCGTGGCCCGGTCGGGCGAGGATGAATTTGCCATTACCGTCGCCCTGTCGGGCGGACTGGTCGCGCGCGATATCGCCGACCGCGTGATGGGCGTGATCCGCTCCGAACCATTCCGCGTGTTTAACGAACAATTCCAGATCCGCGCATCCATCGGCGTGGCTACATTCCCGGATGATGGTATCGACCCGGATCAGGTGTTGAAAAACGCCGATATCGCCCTGAACCGCGCAAAAGAAGAAGGGCGCGATCAGGTCAAGGAATATTCCGAAGATTTCGACCGTGCCGTTCAGCAACGATTCCAAATGTTGCGCGACCTGCGCGAAGCCTTGGACAAAAACCAACTGGACCTGCATTACCAGCCGCAGCTGGATTTAAAAACCGGCAAGGTGATTGGAGCCGAGGCCCTGTTGCGCTGGTTCAAGCCGGACAACAGCAAAGAAGGCGGATCATACATATCGCCCGCCGACTTTATTCCGGTCGCGGAACAATCTGGCCTGATCGTGCCGATTGGCGAATGGGTTCTGGCCCAGGCGTGCGAAGCCGCCGCGGAATGGAACCGCAACGGCCACGATATTCGCATCGCCATCAACGTATCAGGCGCGCAGTTTTATCAAAGCGACATCGTGTCCTACGTCCGCGATGTGCTGAATAAAACCGGGCTGAACCCGAAAATGCTGGAACTGGAAGTCACGGAAAGCGTCTTTATGGACGATATTCAGCACACGATCCACACGCTGCAGGAACTGCACGGGTTGGGCGTAGAGCTGGCGATTGATGATTTCGGCACGGGCTATTCATCTCTGTCGTATCTGCGCCAATTCCCGATTGACCGCCTGAAGATCGACCAGTCCTTTATCCGCAATGCCCTGAACAATCCGGATGATGCGGCGATTGCCAAGACAATTGTCCGTCTGGGCCATTCCCTGAACCTGAAGGTCATCGCCGAGGGTGTGGAAACCCGCGAACACGAAGCCTTCCTGATCGCCGAGGATTGCGACGAGGTGCAAGGCTTCCGCTACTCCCGCCCGATCCCGCTGGTGAAATTCAAAAGCTTTATCACCAGCTATGACGGCAATTTGTCCCAGTTTGATGGCTGA
- a CDS encoding dihydroorotase translates to MTQAPAPESAGFDLILSHGTVVTPGGRANTDVGVRGGRIVAIGDLGTAKTANRVDCAGLHILPGVIDTQVHFREPGLTHKEDIEHGTMAAACGGVTAIFEMPNVKPLTITPETLADKMQLAARAPWVDYAFYFGGTANNAAHLAEWENLPGVCGIKIFMGSSTGDLLCAEDEHIENILRHGKRIVAAHAEDEAMMNANKATLLGDSHDVRLHPVWRSVESCVSATTRLIRLARKTGRRVHILHISTAEELDIIKDHKDIVSCEVLPNHLTFSAPDCYERLGTRAQQNPPIREQRHQDALWAAVNNGLIDILGSDHAAHTIDEKDQTYPASPSGTPGVQTLVPVMLNHIHEGRLSLERFVELVSYGPQRIHQIANKGRIALGYDADFTIVDLNATHTITNAQQKSKCGWTPYDGMRVTGWPVMTVVRGHIVMRDDELVGSPVGTPVRFRETL, encoded by the coding sequence ATGACCCAAGCCCCCGCCCCTGAAAGTGCCGGATTTGACCTGATTCTGAGCCACGGCACAGTGGTGACGCCCGGCGGGCGGGCCAACACCGATGTGGGGGTGCGCGGTGGGCGCATTGTCGCCATTGGCGACCTCGGCACCGCAAAGACCGCGAATCGGGTGGATTGCGCGGGTCTGCACATCCTGCCCGGCGTGATTGATACGCAGGTGCATTTCCGCGAACCCGGATTAACGCACAAGGAAGATATTGAACATGGCACCATGGCCGCGGCGTGCGGTGGCGTCACCGCCATTTTCGAAATGCCCAACGTTAAGCCATTAACCATCACACCGGAAACATTGGCCGATAAAATGCAATTGGCCGCACGCGCACCGTGGGTCGATTACGCCTTTTATTTCGGGGGCACGGCGAACAATGCGGCACACCTTGCCGAATGGGAAAATTTGCCCGGTGTCTGCGGCATTAAAATTTTCATGGGGTCATCCACGGGCGATTTATTGTGCGCGGAGGATGAACATATTGAAAACATCCTGCGCCATGGAAAACGCATCGTTGCCGCCCATGCCGAAGACGAAGCCATGATGAACGCCAACAAGGCCACGTTACTGGGCGACAGTCATGATGTGCGGCTCCACCCTGTCTGGCGGTCGGTTGAATCGTGCGTATCGGCCACGACACGCCTGATCCGATTGGCCCGCAAGACCGGGCGGCGGGTGCATATCCTGCATATCAGCACGGCGGAAGAGCTGGACATTATCAAAGATCATAAAGACATCGTCAGTTGCGAAGTTTTGCCCAACCATCTGACCTTTTCCGCGCCGGACTGTTATGAACGGCTGGGCACGCGGGCCCAGCAAAATCCACCCATTCGCGAACAACGGCATCAGGATGCGCTGTGGGCTGCCGTCAATAACGGGTTGATTGACATTCTGGGGTCCGACCACGCGGCCCATACCATAGACGAAAAAGATCAAACCTATCCCGCCAGCCCCAGCGGTACGCCGGGCGTGCAGACATTGGTGCCCGTCATGTTGAATCACATTCACGAAGGCCGATTGAGTCTGGAACGGTTTGTCGAACTGGTCAGTTATGGCCCGCAGCGTATCCATCAAATCGCGAACAAAGGGCGGATTGCACTTGGATACGACGCCGACTTCACCATTGTTGATTTGAATGCCACGCACACCATCACCAACGCCCAGCAAAAATCGAAATGCGGGTGGACCCCGTATGACGGTATGCGGGTCACCGGGTGGCCGGTCATGACCGTGGTGCGCGGCCATATTGTCATGCGTGACGATGAATTGGTCGGCAGCCCCGTCGGGACCCCCGTACGGTTCCGGGAGACCCTGTAA
- a CDS encoding response regulator → MEIIRESAEHHFLTFVEVMRTDPKGWVGMILGLSRKYNHDAMISDLMTIPAKQAALAAEGDQWVDYFAEKTGILDKPTLYRFADGDVLLVTRIVTEQQQDRLFDMHREITDQHKISSCDVLNFGREMMVAQKLADRKMLTQQRSKAYLAMADQNRVSSIAVRRDRRDAALILLVEDDRFTASYTTGILQKDYELVHSKVGEDAILAYIEHAPDVVFLDIHLPGLNGHETLDAIRKVDPAAYIIMLSVDTVKENIVNASKGGASGFLKKPFSKDRMLAIVQKSPFIKGGKVPSFS, encoded by the coding sequence ATGGAAATTATTCGCGAAAGCGCCGAACATCATTTTCTCACCTTCGTCGAGGTGATGCGCACCGATCCGAAAGGGTGGGTGGGGATGATTCTGGGTCTGTCGCGCAAATATAACCATGACGCGATGATCAGCGATTTGATGACCATTCCGGCGAAACAAGCTGCATTGGCCGCCGAGGGTGATCAGTGGGTTGATTATTTCGCCGAAAAAACCGGCATTCTAGACAAACCGACACTCTATCGCTTTGCTGATGGCGATGTGCTGCTGGTTACGCGCATCGTGACAGAACAGCAACAGGACCGCCTGTTCGACATGCACCGCGAAATCACGGATCAGCATAAAATCTCATCCTGTGACGTTTTGAATTTCGGGCGTGAAATGATGGTCGCGCAAAAATTGGCCGATCGAAAAATGTTGACGCAACAGCGCAGCAAGGCCTATTTGGCCATGGCCGATCAAAACCGCGTATCGTCTATCGCCGTGCGCCGTGACCGGCGTGATGCGGCCCTGATTTTATTGGTCGAAGATGATCGCTTCACCGCCTCCTACACCACCGGAATTTTGCAGAAGGATTATGAACTGGTCCATTCCAAGGTGGGCGAGGATGCTATTCTGGCCTATATCGAACACGCCCCGGATGTCGTGTTTCTGGATATCCATTTACCCGGCCTGAACGGCCATGAAACGCTGGATGCCATCCGCAAGGTGGACCCGGCGGCCTATATCATCATGCTTTCGGTCGACACGGTGAAGGAAAATATTGTCAACGCGTCCAAGGGTGGCGCATCGGGGTTCCTGAAAAAACCCTTCTCCAAGGACCGGATGCTGGCCATCGTCCAAAAATCCCCCTTTATCAAAGGGGGAAAGGTGCCTTCCTTTAGTTAA
- the cysS gene encoding cysteine--tRNA ligase has protein sequence MPVLRLHNSLSGEKEIFTPADPNHVRVYACGPTVYSFAHIGNARMAVAFDLLNRVLRHLYPRVTYVSNITDVDDKIITASKETGEAIDVITRRYEKIYNDDMAALGVLQPDVQPRATEHIPEMITQIEQIIERGHGYAADGHALFNVPSYDAYGALSGRSRDDQIAGARVEIAPYKKDAADFVLWKPSTPDQPGWDSPWGRGRPGWHIECSAMAEKHLGLPFDIHGGGADLKFPHHENEIAQSCCAHGHETDPRAFARMWVHNGFVTVAGEKMSKSLGNFLVAHELLQDHPGEVLRLALLAAHYRQPLDWTENGLHQARKNLDTLYRALDNLSGVPDGDAVVHHGVMAALCDDLNMPLALAALLALAKDANRTDLNESEKIEIKAALKGTGALLGLLQQDPQTWFQGGAANDDDAEIDALLKERTEARKNKDFKRADEIRDLFAAKGIEIEDTPTGPKWRRAVK, from the coding sequence ATGCCTGTTTTGCGGCTGCATAATTCTTTGTCGGGGGAGAAAGAAATTTTCACCCCCGCCGACCCAAACCATGTGCGCGTCTATGCCTGCGGCCCGACGGTGTACAGCTTCGCCCATATCGGGAATGCCCGTATGGCGGTGGCGTTTGATTTGCTGAATCGGGTTCTGCGCCATTTGTATCCGCGCGTGACCTATGTATCCAATATCACCGATGTGGATGATAAAATCATCACCGCGTCCAAAGAAACGGGCGAGGCGATTGACGTGATCACCCGCCGTTACGAAAAAATCTATAACGACGATATGGCTGCGCTCGGCGTGCTGCAACCCGATGTGCAACCGCGCGCCACCGAACATATCCCCGAAATGATCACACAGATTGAACAAATCATTGAACGCGGTCACGGGTATGCTGCCGATGGTCATGCGTTGTTCAACGTGCCGTCTTACGATGCCTATGGCGCGCTGTCGGGGCGCAGCCGTGATGATCAAATCGCCGGTGCTCGTGTTGAAATCGCCCCGTATAAGAAGGACGCGGCGGATTTTGTGCTGTGGAAGCCGTCGACACCGGACCAGCCGGGCTGGGATTCCCCATGGGGCCGTGGCCGTCCGGGCTGGCACATTGAATGCTCGGCCATGGCGGAAAAACATCTGGGTCTGCCGTTTGACATTCATGGTGGCGGGGCCGATCTGAAATTCCCGCACCATGAAAATGAAATCGCACAAAGCTGCTGCGCCCATGGGCATGAAACCGATCCCCGCGCCTTTGCCCGTATGTGGGTGCATAACGGGTTTGTGACGGTGGCCGGTGAAAAAATGTCCAAATCATTGGGCAATTTTCTGGTTGCTCATGAATTGTTGCAAGATCACCCGGGCGAAGTGTTGCGCCTGGCCCTGCTGGCCGCGCATTATCGTCAACCGCTCGATTGGACCGAAAACGGCCTGCATCAGGCGCGCAAGAATCTGGATACGCTCTATCGTGCGCTCGATAATTTGTCCGGCGTGCCGGATGGCGATGCTGTCGTTCATCATGGGGTGATGGCGGCGTTGTGCGATGATTTGAACATGCCGCTGGCGCTCGCCGCCTTGTTGGCTTTGGCCAAGGATGCCAACCGCACCGATCTGAATGAATCTGAGAAGATCGAAATCAAGGCGGCGCTGAAGGGCACCGGGGCCTTGCTGGGCTTGTTGCAGCAAGACCCGCAAACATGGTTCCAGGGTGGTGCGGCCAATGATGACGATGCCGAAATTGATGCCTTGCTGAAGGAGCGCACCGAGGCCCGTAAAAACAAGGACTTCAAACGCGCCGATGAAATCCGCGACCTTTTTGCGGCCAAGGGGATCGAGATCGAAGACACCCCAACCGGGCCAAAATGGCGCCGGGCTGTGAAGTAA
- the lptB gene encoding LPS export ABC transporter ATP-binding protein — MMTPVSNMPARGLVAHHLSKTYKKRPVLRDVSVHVQRGEAVALLGPNGAGKTTSFYIITGLIGADSGMIMLDGQDITNLPMYRRARLGIGYLPQESSIFRGLSVEDNIRAVLQAQNLNREDQEALLDELLAEFSVDHLRRAPAIALSGGERRRVEIARALASRPSFILLDEPLAGIDPIAIGEIRTLISHLKDKGIGVLITDHNVRDTLDLVDRAYILHDGHVLMEGTPAEIIAHDDVRRVYLGETFAM; from the coding sequence ATGATGACCCCAGTTTCCAATATGCCGGCGCGCGGTCTGGTTGCGCACCATTTATCCAAGACCTACAAAAAACGTCCCGTTCTGCGCGATGTCAGTGTGCATGTCCAGCGGGGCGAGGCCGTGGCCCTGCTCGGCCCCAACGGTGCCGGTAAAACCACCAGCTTCTATATCATCACCGGCCTGATCGGCGCGGATTCCGGCATGATCATGCTGGATGGGCAAGACATTACCAACCTGCCCATGTATCGCCGCGCCCGTCTGGGTATTGGGTATTTGCCACAGGAATCATCTATCTTCCGTGGCTTGTCGGTCGAGGATAATATCCGTGCCGTGTTGCAGGCCCAGAATTTGAACCGCGAAGATCAGGAAGCCCTGCTGGATGAATTGCTGGCGGAATTTTCCGTTGATCATTTGCGCCGTGCGCCCGCCATTGCCCTGTCGGGTGGTGAACGCCGCCGTGTCGAAATTGCCCGCGCACTGGCCAGCCGCCCGTCCTTCATTCTGCTCGATGAGCCGCTGGCCGGGATTGACCCGATTGCGATTGGCGAAATTCGTACGCTCATTTCACATTTGAAAGATAAAGGTATCGGCGTCCTGATCACCGATCACAACGTGCGTGATACGCTCGACCTGGTGGACCGGGCCTATATCCTGCACGATGGTCATGTGTTGATGGAGGGTACACCCGCCGAAATCATCGCGCACGACGATGTGCGCCGTGTTTATCTGGGCGAAACTTTCGCGATGTGA